A portion of the Paenibacillus hamazuiensis genome contains these proteins:
- a CDS encoding regulatory protein GemA: protein MQTGTSIKTPPQLLKKIWALAKEIKMSEEDVRAIAERITGEARLSTLSKAEACLIIDTMNEVAGKTRARPRGRISKAQRWKIAELEKELGWSDEPQHLKNFIKKYYKVDHIDWLTQPKASKLIESLKNMAARKEKA, encoded by the coding sequence ATGCAAACGGGTACATCCATTAAGACACCGCCGCAACTCCTCAAGAAGATATGGGCATTAGCCAAAGAAATCAAAATGAGTGAAGAGGACGTACGCGCGATAGCCGAACGGATCACCGGAGAGGCCCGGCTGTCCACCCTAAGCAAGGCGGAAGCTTGTTTGATCATTGATACAATGAACGAAGTTGCCGGGAAGACGAGGGCTCGTCCGAGAGGGCGCATATCGAAGGCGCAACGATGGAAAATTGCTGAGCTTGAAAAGGAACTCGGCTGGTCGGACGAACCGCAGCACTTGAAGAACTTCATCAAGAAGTATTACAAGGTCGATCATATCGACTGGCTGACGCAGCCGAAAGCCTCCAAGCTCATTGAGTCGCTGAAAAACATGGCCGCAAGGAAAGAAAAGGCATAG
- a CDS encoding AAA family ATPase, which produces MTTSKDEAVRAKLEDLVDKQGLKLKDIAEALGYSHSSLSRYIRKDYHSTELESAARAFLIGRGDLENGETAPAPGISDFYPTGVAVDIVGVCEQCFNHRDIGLIVGESGIGKTTALEKYAASNPKAVYIRAHGNMTQKTLLRKMGASIGLTFRYHDIGSMIDALIEKLASEHVVFLIDEAEYLINPNSATPMRKLEMLRTLHDETESFGLILCGMTRFKGFFLHGPSMKENLTQLWNRVFRGREFGGTERKDVEPIMDRPDMDHDAKDELVARSLNQGGNLRRFMKLLKTAKSLADKKGSRITADIIRQADTLLLHW; this is translated from the coding sequence ATGACAACAAGCAAAGATGAGGCGGTACGCGCCAAGCTGGAGGACTTGGTGGATAAGCAAGGGTTGAAATTGAAGGACATTGCCGAGGCGCTGGGCTACTCTCATTCCTCGCTGTCCCGGTATATCCGCAAAGACTACCATAGCACCGAGTTGGAGAGCGCCGCCCGCGCCTTCCTCATTGGACGGGGCGACCTTGAAAACGGCGAAACGGCCCCTGCGCCGGGAATCAGCGATTTCTATCCGACAGGCGTTGCGGTCGATATCGTGGGCGTTTGCGAACAATGCTTCAACCATCGGGACATTGGCCTGATCGTCGGAGAGTCCGGGATCGGCAAGACGACTGCGCTGGAGAAGTACGCTGCCAGCAACCCCAAGGCCGTGTACATACGCGCACACGGGAACATGACGCAGAAAACGTTACTTCGAAAAATGGGCGCATCCATCGGGCTAACGTTCCGCTATCACGATATAGGCTCCATGATCGATGCGCTGATCGAAAAGCTGGCCTCCGAACATGTTGTCTTCCTGATCGACGAGGCGGAATACCTGATTAACCCTAACAGCGCCACGCCCATGCGGAAATTGGAAATGCTGCGCACACTGCACGACGAAACGGAATCATTCGGCCTTATTCTTTGCGGCATGACACGTTTCAAAGGGTTTTTCCTGCACGGCCCGAGCATGAAGGAAAATCTTACGCAGCTTTGGAACCGGGTGTTCAGGGGACGAGAATTCGGCGGCACGGAGCGCAAGGACGTGGAACCGATTATGGACAGGCCGGATATGGATCATGACGCTAAAGACGAATTGGTAGCCCGTTCCCTGAATCAAGGCGGCAACCTGCGGCGGTTCATGAAGCTGTTAAAAACGGCGAAATCATTGGCAGACAAGAAAGGAAGCAGGATTACCGCCGACATCATTCGCCAAGCGGATACCCTGCTCCTTCACTGGTAA